The following is a genomic window from Clostridium sp..
TAAAGTAATGGATGCTGATCTATATGTAGTGCTTACGGGATGTACTTCGGATATTGTTGGAGATTATGTAGGAGAAGTAGTAGACAGATTCAAAGCACAGGGAAAACCCATAGTATATGCTGAAACAGGAGGATTCAAGGGAAGCAATTTTATAGGACATGAACTTGTGATGGATGCTATCATAGACCAGTATCTGAAACCTGCAGATGAAATTGAAAAGGGACTCGTGAATATATGGGCTACAGTACCATATCAGGATACATTTTGGGCAGGAAATTTTGAGACTATTGAAAAACTTCTGAATTCTATAGGCGTCAAGACTAACATTATCTTTGGACACGGAAAGGGTATAGAAAATTTAAACAAAGTACCTGAGGCACAGTATAACTTGCTTATATCTCCATGGGTTGGACTTAAAAATGTAAAACACTTAAAAGAAAAGTTTGGTACGGAGTATTTACAGTATCCGGTTCTTCCAATAGGTCCAAAGGAGACAGGAAAGTTTTTGAGAACTGTAGGAGAATTTTTGAACATAGATAAAAATGTTGTAGAAAGTGAAATAAACAAGCAGGAGGACAGATATTTTTATTATCTGGAAAGGGCTGCGGATGTACTGCTTGAAACCAGACTATTGCCAAAACATTTTGTTACTATAGCAGATAGTTCATATGCTTTAGGCATATCAAAATTCTTGATAAACGATCTGGGACTTCTGCCTGAAAGGCAATTTATAACAGAAGATGTTCCAGCTGAGTACCAGGAAAAAGTACGTAATGATTTTACAGGATTTTATAATAACATTGTTCCTGAAGTCCAATTTACCGGTGACAGCGGAGATATAAATGAATATTTAGAAAGTACCGACTTCAGAACAAAACCATTGATTCTGGGAAGTGGATGGGACAGGGTGATATCCAAAAAATTGAAAGGCTATGAACTTTCCATATCCGCACCTGCAAGCGACAGGATGGTTCTTGACCGTTCATATTTAGGATATGACGGTGGCATGAGACTGATAGAAGATATTTATACTGTCGTACTTCAAGATTTTCAATAAGCAAAATCTGATTTCAAGGAGATGTATCAAATGATTAAAAAATTGTCCAGGAAAAAAATTCTGTTAATGGTTGTTTCATTGATCTGTATATCAAGTTTTGCACTAACTGCCTGCGGCAAGAGCACTTCTACTAGTTCAAGTAGTGGTTCTTCATCAGTAAAAGACAAATTGAAGCCCGATTCAGATGGATTGATTGCAATAAAAACTTCATCCAAGCTTGATTGTTCCTCTACACCCTGGGTTGTTGCGGACAAAAAAGGATTTTTAAAAAAATACGGCCTGAAAGTAGTCTATACAGGAGAAACTCAGTCAACCCAGCAAATTCCGGCAATTTTAAAGGGAGACAATTATGTAGAATCATTCCATCCGAATACATATGCACCGGCTATAGCAGGAGGAGCAAATATAATAGGTATAGGCCCTGAAGGAATAGATCCTGCTCCAAGTATAGACCCTAAATACAGACATATGTGGTGGTTTGTAAGTGCAAAAGCCAGCAAAGCCGGAGTCAAAACTTTCAAAGATCTGGTAAATTACAAGAAAGGTCAGAAGCTGAAATTTACAACAGGAGCAGCCAATATTTGTACTGATTTCATAGGTACTACTTTAGCGAAAAAGTATGGACTTCCAAAGGACAGAATAGAATGGGTTACAATGCCGGATGTTCAGGCGCTGCAGGCTCTTTCACAGGGAACAGTCGATGTATCCGCAGTACATCCTCCTTACTATAAAGGAATGGAAAAAGCAGGAAATGTAAAGATAGCGGATACCTTGGAAGCAGGTCTTGGACCAGCAGCAGGTTTGTCATACTGGGTTGTAAACAAAACCTGGGCAAAAGAAAATCCTAATGTAACCAGAAAGTTTCTCAAGGCTTTGACGGAAGCTGAGACGTGGGCAAATCATAATCCGGAAGAAGCGTCAAAATTGACTGCTGAACACATAAAACAGCCTGTTAGTGGTAATCATTACTACACTGAAAAATTGAATATAGACAATGTAAAATATCTGAAGCCTTGGCTGGAGTTTTCTGAAGAAGTTGGTTCAATACCTAAAGGCAAGGTCAAGGTTTCAGATATGGTCACAGACGAATATTACAAGTAATAATTATTAAAAAAAGGAGATGTATCGAATGATTAAAAAATTATCCCGAAAAAAAATCCTGTTAATGGTTGTTTCATTGATCTGTATAGCAAGTTTTTCACTGACTGCCTGCGGCAAGAGCACTTCTACTAGTTCCAGCAGTGGTTCTTCATCGTCAACAACAGACAAATTAAAACCTGATTCAGATGGATTGATTGCAATAAAAACTTCATCCAAGCTGGATTGTTCCTCTACACCCTGGGTTGTTGCAGACAAGAAAGGATTTTTCAAGAAATATGGCCTTAAGGTAGTCTATACTGGAGAAACTCAGGCAACTCAGGAGATCCCAGCAATTTTAAAGGGAGACAATTATGTAGAATCCTTCCATCCAAACACATATGCACCGGCTATAGCAGGTGGAGCAGATATCATAGGTATAGGTCCTGCAGGAATAGATCCTGCTCCAAGTGTAGATCCCAAATACAGACATATGTGGTGGTTTGTAAGTGCAAAAGCCAATAAAGCAGGAGTTAAAACCTTCAAAGACCTGGCAAATTACAAGAAAGGTGAGAAACTGAAG
Proteins encoded in this region:
- a CDS encoding nitrogenase component 1 gives rise to the protein MSNLVEQLRHACALGSYESVLAIDRAVPIIHSGPGCAAKIWATLGLQNGCQGTGYIGGHSIPCTDVGEKEVIFGGTDKLEKVISNSFKVMDADLYVVLTGCTSDIVGDYVGEVVDRFKAQGKPIVYAETGGFKGSNFIGHELVMDAIIDQYLKPADEIEKGLVNIWATVPYQDTFWAGNFETIEKLLNSIGVKTNIIFGHGKGIENLNKVPEAQYNLLISPWVGLKNVKHLKEKFGTEYLQYPVLPIGPKETGKFLRTVGEFLNIDKNVVESEINKQEDRYFYYLERAADVLLETRLLPKHFVTIADSSYALGISKFLINDLGLLPERQFITEDVPAEYQEKVRNDFTGFYNNIVPEVQFTGDSGDINEYLESTDFRTKPLILGSGWDRVISKKLKGYELSISAPASDRMVLDRSYLGYDGGMRLIEDIYTVVLQDFQ
- a CDS encoding ABC transporter substrate-binding protein, producing the protein MIKKLSRKKILLMVVSLICISSFALTACGKSTSTSSSSGSSSVKDKLKPDSDGLIAIKTSSKLDCSSTPWVVADKKGFLKKYGLKVVYTGETQSTQQIPAILKGDNYVESFHPNTYAPAIAGGANIIGIGPEGIDPAPSIDPKYRHMWWFVSAKASKAGVKTFKDLVNYKKGQKLKFTTGAANICTDFIGTTLAKKYGLPKDRIEWVTMPDVQALQALSQGTVDVSAVHPPYYKGMEKAGNVKIADTLEAGLGPAAGLSYWVVNKTWAKENPNVTRKFLKALTEAETWANHNPEEASKLTAEHIKQPVSGNHYYTEKLNIDNVKYLKPWLEFSEEVGSIPKGKVKVSDMVTDEYYK